In Limibacter armeniacum, the sequence CCCTTTGTCTTTAGTATAACCAAAAAACTTGTTGGCATATTGGGCATAATAAATGGCGCCAAGCCAAGACTCACCAAAAGTTTCAGGGTAGGAAATCAGACTCTGAGTACCTGAAGAAGAGATGACTAATACTCCATCTCTAGAGCCGAATAAAGCATTGCCACCATCAGAGGCATTTCCATGAATCCCTTTGGTTTGTATCGTGGAAGCATAAACCAGCTCTCCATCTTGGTCAATGATCCTAACTCGCTCAGGGAGGGAACCGGCAATACTGCCATCTTTCTCGGTTACAGCATAAAGACCATTGTCAAATTTTGCCATTGCTCCATGATGCGCCTCAAGGTTTGCCTGAACTTCTTTCAGGGTAGCATTTTCACCATAGAAATCATTCTCGTTTCCTATGCTTAAGGTTCCCGATCCGTCATTGAATATGATAATTTCATTCCCCTTACTTTTAAAGTGTGTAGGAGCTAACCCATTACTGCTGGTATCTGTCCATCCGGCAGTTGTCAAGTCAGCATGGTCTCCATGACTTTTGACTCCTGCGTCAAATACTTGAACATAATTGTTGTCACGGAAAATAAGCGCAGCAAATTGCCCTGATCCAGTTGGATAGATTCTTCCTGAAGCGTATTGCGCTTCAAATGTTTCAATACCTGCACTATAAGGTGTCAGTAAAGTGACCTGATTGGATACTTTGTCTGTTACTGCAATTCTGATAAACTCGTACTCCGTTTGCTCTGGAGTTATCGTATCATGCTCATCGTTACACCCCCATAGTCCTAAAGTTGCAATACCTGTAATGAGTAAAAGTTTTTTTAGTTTCATAATTCTAATTTTAAAATGCGACATGGTCGCAAATATTGAATTAGAATTAAATAAAAGCAACAATGTTGCGTTTAAAAATTGAAGGTTTAGGAGTATTTATTTGTTTATCAAGTAGGTACGTTTTGCTGATTTGATGGAGTGTGATGGAGAGGAAGGTGATTGGTTATGGACATGGAATTGCTGATATCAACGTTTCACCTTTCTAAGACATATAACTGTACTTTTTATGGTGAAAGAGGAGCTATTTTTAATCCGAATAAATAGCAAAATCCCTTAAATTGGACGAAAAATAACTATATGACTTTGATCGAAAAAATTAAGACTGCACCACAAACTATTTCTTTTCAAGAAGTGATTGCTTATATCGATGAGCACTTTGCGTTTACGCCAACCAAGTTTACCAACGGAGAAACTGTCAATGAGGTAAACCAAAATAATGGCTCTTGCAAGATCTTTTATTTTGCAAAGCTAAGACAGCTAAGCCCTGAGCAAACACTACAACTTTTTGGAGATTACTACCGAGTAGATGTATTGCAAAATCCTGAAGGAACAGACCACCAAAATATCCGCAACTTTATGCAAAGTGGTTGGGAAGGTATCGCATTTGAAGGAGAAGCATTAAGTGCTAAATAATTCAGTAGTTGATACCAAGCAATATATGTCAAAGGCAGTGCTCATTTTATGAGGCTGCCTTTTCTTTTTTAAAAGACCTTATCCAGAAAATTACAGATGTGCGTGATTGTTGCATTATGCCAAGGGTGAAACAGCCAAAACGAGTGGGGTGCATCACCCATTTCTACCTTTTTGATTAGAATGCCATGCTTGTTCAAGGCTTCCATATAAGCAAGATGTCCTGCCAGAAATCGAGGGTGTTTACTGGCAATAAAAAGAGTAGGAGGAGTAGTTTGGTTTACATGGGATAATGCAGAAGCCTCTTCCCAGGTACTGCTTTTTTCTTCATAAGTTCCACCCAGCCATTGTGCAGCCATTGTGCCTTCTTTTGAAACGGGGTGCTTGAATGCTAAAACCCCATCTACATCAATGATCGCCTGTACATCAGCGTTGTATGGGGTTTCCGTGAACGTCTCAAAATGTGTGATGCCGTTTGTAGTGCCAACCAATGAAGCTAATTGTCCACCAGCTGAGAAACCAATAATGGCAACTTTTTCGAGGTCATAATCCCTTGACTTAAACCACTTGATAGCATCCTTTAAGTCATATACAGCAGCAGGGTAGGGAGCCTCCAATGACATTCGGTATTCTGGAACGCATACCCAATAACCTTTGTCGGCAAGTTTTTCAGCAATGGATTTCATCATGGATTTATCTCCTGTTCGCCACCCTCCTCCATGTACCAAAACAAGCCCATTCCTTTTTGTATTGGGTTTTGTAGGGTAATATATATCCGCTTTGATTTCACGGTTTCCTATTCTTTTGTAGGTCAGGTCATTTTGGGTAATAACTTGAAGCTTACCATCAGCTGTAGGTATCGAGATATTGGGGTATTTTACTTTAATTTTTTTGTAAGCACTTTGTATGGTATAGCTACTGTCTCTGGGTACTTGAGCCGCTAATTGGAAGGAAAAAGCAATTAAAGTCAGGAGGGTTGAAATTGTTTTGATTAGTTTCATAAAAAATGGCTCTTAGGTTTCAATTCGTTCTTTCAGAAATGGTAAATCTATTTGCTTTATCAATAGACATTATCACGATTAACAAAAAGTTGTGAATTAGGAACAAAAGAAGGCGACAAAGCACTCATTTAGTTGTGAAACCTAAATCCATAAGTGCCCGTCGCCTACAGAGTTTAACGTCCTTGACCAAGGAAGAGTTGAGAGAATTGGAAGGAATTTTCTCATATGTTTATGTTGAAGCCTTACAGCAGTATACCATGAAAGGGAGGCCTCGCAGGAAGCCTTTGAAGAAGCTGGATGATTACCGTAACAGCAGTCTCCAAGGGATAGAGACTAAACTCTTTTTTATTCTATATAGCTTGAAGGAGAATCCCACGCAAGAATCACTAGGATTGTATTTCAATATCAGTCAAAGTAAGGTAAGTGAATGGCTATATTTCCTGGGAAACTGCTTACTACAAACATTAAATTATGTAGGAGAGCTACCTGCCAATGTAATGGAAGAGTTTCGAAAAAAACTTAAGCCTTACTAGAGTGAAGTATTCTTAGTGGATGGAGTAGAACGCCTCATACAGCGTCCAAAGGACTCGGAAAAGCAAAAGATGAACTACAGTGGAAAGAAGAAGAGACATACTACCAAGAACCTTGTCATCACCGACAAAGAGGGTAAGCAAGTGCTCTATCTTTCTGAGACTGTAGCAGGTAGTATTCATGATAAAAAGCTTTTTGATCAACAACAGTTTGCCTTTCCTAAAAAAGGTATCAAGCTACTGGGGGACTTAGCCTTCAAGGGCATTGATCTTGATAATGTTACATTCATTGTGCCTATCAAAAAACACAAAGGGATTGAGCTACCTGATTTTATGAAAGAGGCGAATAGAAAGCTGGCAAGTATAAGGGTTCGTGTTGAGCATGCTATCTGCGGGATTAAAAGGCTCAGAATCCTCAAGGATATTTTCAGGCTAAGAAGAGAAGGGGCATTAGATAGAGTGATGAAAATTGGAGCGGGTTTACATAACTTCAGATCTCGAAGGAGAAGACTTGTTAATACATAGATTGTTAATCGTGATAAATACTAATTATCAGGTACAAAATCTTTCTTTAATTCATGGAAGTATGAATTTGCCAATTCATTATTCTCTGATGAGAAGGATGATATTTCATCGGGTAAGACTAACTTTATTTGATAACGCAAGTCAGTATCCTGATTTTTCAAAAACTCTTCAATTAAAAGACTTCTTCTCTTAATTAATAGTCTGCTTGATATTTCCTCGCATTCTGAAATTTCGGATTCAGTCATTTCAAAGTGAGTCCCACTATCCCAATCATAGTCACCATAATAATGACCATTCCACTTGGAAAAATATCCTTTCGTTTCCCAAGGCCCATTGCCTTTACTTACCTGAACTAAAGGTGACCTGGCCCAATAATATGCCTTACAGACACCAATCTTAGTTTGGTTATTACCCTCTTGAAAACGTTGGTTAAGCAATTCAAAGACTCGTTCAAAACCAAACACTCTTAAACAAGGACTTATATATTCTTCATTTAAGCTTGGGTCTGATTCATTAATTGCAGCATCAATAAATGTTTCGAAAAGTTGTTCAGGAATATTCTTTTGGAGAGCAAAAAGGTTGGCCACAAACCACTTCTTATCATCTTGTTTTAAGTATTCTGAACAAATTTCAATTTCTTTTTCATTCCATACTCTACTAAGTTCCCTAATCACATAAACAATTTCAGGAAACCAGTACTTTCCGTGAGAGCGAATTTCTTCTTTTCCCATTGTACATTCCAAGTTTTATAAATCTCCTGTATTGCCATTCTTCAATGTGTTACAACGCCTCCAGTATGTGGAGTAGCGTAAATTTATTGTAAGATAGTTTCGGTTTACTATGTAGGCAAATCGTAGATTTGCCGGGGTGTCCAAGTAGTACAATCGCTACGAAACATGCTACTAGCTATTACATCATACTGCTTGTTGTGAGTGTTTTTATTTTCCACCGAAGCTTGATATGATTCGACTTAGCAATGATTTTCTAGGTTTTATGTCCTCAAAGAAGTTTGGATTAAACTTAACGTCTTTTCCAGTTTCTTGTAATTGGACAGCTAGTTTGTTTGGGTCGAAATTATCTGAATTGTTGAATATACAATCAAGGTTTTCTTTGAGGTTGTCTTCTGACATTTTCAAAGGTTCGATCTGGTATTTCATGTTTTTCAACAATCCTAAGTATGTGAAACTTCCTACGTTAACGTTCCAGCCAGTCCATATTGATTTTAATACATTTTCGAGTCCAGTGATATTATCATTGACCCATAATTGCTTAGAAACTGTATCTAGCGCGATTAAATCGAATTCGTCAATTTCACCTTCGTTAGGAAACTTTTCAATTGACTTTTGAGATAAGATATCTAACAATTCCCCAATTGAGCAATTTGCTCTTCATTCCCTTTATAATGATTGATAATGCCAAATTCCTTTTTTGTTTTTAAAAGCACTTGGCAAGAAGTATACTCTTCTGGTTTATCATCTTTGATTTGGTCTAATTCAATTTGGCTTAGTTCAACCTCTTGTCGATCTGAATAAGCAATATTGAGTTTAGTCTCAATATCATACATAGCCTTTTCGGCATATTCGACATTCCATCCTTTCCATATATTTTTTAGTTCTTTCATGTAGGTCTCTCGGACACTATAATTAGGTAGAAGTTCCATTTCCCAAAAAAGAATTTCTTTATTTTCAAGGTCAACGTAAACAGCTCCTTCAATCCAAGGTTCATCAAGGAGTTCGTCATGTAAATCAAATTCCTTAATAAAAGAGATAAAAGTTTGACTACCTAAGAGAAGATCACAAGCAATCTTGTTAGCTCTCCAATGAGTGTAGTAGATTTTTGTCGAATCGGAAGATTTTAAAATATAATTGCCTCTTTGTCCCATTAAAAAGTATTACTCACAACAACAAGCTATCATTTGTTCAAGCTTAACCCTTTCCAATATAGTACTAACCCAAGATTTAATAAACTGATAGCACATGTTATAAGCTGTTTTACAGCGTTTCTTTGGCGAGGCACAGTGTGTGAAAGTAAAACAGGTACCGTCGGGAAGTGCTGCTCCTTCTACTTTGTTCGATCCGGCTTTTTCTTCACGCTAGAAGGGAGTATTAAAAAATGAAACGGATGGAGTTCGAGGCTGTGGCTAAACTATCGGCCATTGTTAGCTGCTGGCTTTTTTTATTCAATTCTAATTCCAAATTTATTGTCGTCTAATTCTGAAAGTAATAGGTAAATATAATTTCCATTACAGGTCAGGGTATCACATGTTGTGATCCTTGTTATTGTAAGTTGTCCAACGTTTTCACCGATTTGTTTTCTTTCATCATAGTTGGATAATGTGAAGTTGATTTCATTACCAATCCTAAGTGCCTCTTTTGAATTAATGGTACAAGTCACTGTTTGTGTACTAGAAGAATATTTCACCATTTCATTTTCAACTTTGGTTAGCTTATTTTCTTCGTTTTCAGTATTTATCTTGTAGACATCTGGATTAGTAATAAACATTCCATAAGATGAAGGTTTTGTCAAAGTATAAACAATTGTAATTGCCTGGTTTGACAAATTATATATAAAAAAATCGCTGACATAGGAACACCCTGACACTAGAAATAGAATTAAAATCAACGATATTATTTTCAGTCGTTTCATTTTTTTTTGCTTGCAGCTAACGTGAAGTATATGTTTCGGGGCTTTGGCAATGTGAAAGCCTTGTGTGGTACTGAAACATATACAGTGTTGGCTGTGGTTATTTGTTAATCATATCATTAATCTCCAAATTGGAGTAAATATTATTATCATTGAAAGTATACCTAAAGTCATTGAAATCCCAAAAAACTGTTTCCCCTCATTTTTTCTTTTACCTAAAATCGATGTGAGAATTGAACCAAAACTTAATCCAATAAACCAATATTTGTATGAAAAACTAAGTATCCCAACTAGTCCGAAAAGCGCTTGAGTTTTTCCGTCAGCTGATAAATACCGATTAGCAATTTTTATATTTATCCATATAATTATCAATAAGCACAAAATGCTTAAAATAATCGAAATCGTTGAGTTTAGTTTTTTAGTCATTCTTTATTAAATCAAAATCAAAGGATCTTTCTGTGATTGCAGCAGGTTTGAATTTACGTTCCTTACAATCATCTGGTGTTTTTTGTCTCTGAGAAATACCTATGTTATAGGAATTTATTAATCTTTTTAAATCATATGACGGGCTTACTGCTCCAACTCTAACTCTTTCTTTATTATAGTCAATATTTCCTATCAATCCGACTTTTGAAGTATCACTTTTTAAGCCACGCTCATTTAGGTAGGCCAAATCAAAAGTGGGGTTTTGAAGCCCACTTTGTCAGCCTACCGAAATGTTTGTTTAAATTTTAGGTTTACAATTTAACACTATTGCCCGCATTGCGTATAGGTTTTGTTGGCGTGTCGTTGCTTTATTTTCTTTTATTTAAATAGTTTACAAAGTCGTCAGTATAGTCAGTACAATTCGAACAATGCAGTATTGCTTTTTTATCTACTACGCAATCTATGTCCTTGTCCAAACAGTATTGTTCTAGTTCTTTAGTAATTAAATCTTTCAATTTGGTCTCGACTAACTTTTGGTCTTTGTTAATTTCGACTTGGGCGTTTTGTTGAAAGTCCTGAATTTTCTTACCCATGTTTCTAATTCTATTCTCAAGAGAAACTTTGTCGGTCGAGTCAAGTTCGACATTGTGCGGGATTCCATTTTGTAAATAATCCTGATACTCTGTCATCATTGCGTTGAGGGAATCCTGTAGTTGTCTATTTTTTGTCTCTAAATGTTTCAGTTCAGCTGCGTACTCAGGAAGTGTTTGAACCACTTTGTCATAATCGATATACCCGTGTTTGGTTTGTCCAAGTGTTGTCAGTCCGGAAAGCAACAATGTTAATATGAAGAGAATCTTTCTCATGGTGTTTTTTGATGCACGCCAACGTTTTGCATATGGCTTGTGGCGGTTTCGAAGCACTGTCCTGTCCAGCGAAACCAAAGCTGGCTGTGGAGCGAAAGCCTTTACCCGCTATAAGCTATATGCGTTGTTGTAAACCGTTTTTATTCTATCTTAATAAGTTCACTTTCCAAAACCTTATCGTACAGATTTGAAGTTGTTTTCTGTATATATGAGTTTTCTTTCGTCTCAATTATCTCAATCGTCAAGATCATTCCTTCTGGTAATTCAATATTCTTCGGATTTTCAAGGACTTTTTTCAATTCAAGTGTATATGTACAGTCGTCAATCCATTTCACTTTAAATTCAAGTTTCAGCTGCGATCCTTCTCCATGTTCAATTTGCTTTGACCCTTTTCGTGTTATGATTGAATTGCCAATTTCTGCATCAACAATTTTGAATTTTCCGTTTTTAAATTTCTTGCATTCAATCGTCTGTCCAAATGTGACAGTTGAAAAGCAAATCAAAACTAATGCGATTAGGTTTTTCATATTCTTCTTAATGGTTTACAACAATTGTATATAATGCATAGTGGTATATATTCCGTAAAATCAGGGGGTAAAAGCACCATGGTTGATATACGCACTGTGTCAAAAATTTCTTCAATCTAGTGTATTCGTAATTTTGTTCAAATTTTTTGTTGGCATATAGGTGTATACCTCACTCGTTTGACTTGAGTGATACTCCATTCGTGTTTAGCCAAATATATGACACGGTGTAAAAGCTTTTATTAGTTTGTCTTAATATAATAAGATAAGTGTTGTTACAGCTGTTCTACCTTAGTGTTTAGTCTCGTATAATATGTTTTCACACTTGACAAGATACAAAGCGTTCGAATACTAACCGTAGATTAAACGTATAGTCTACGGTTAGTTTTTTCATAATGCTTCCGCACAAGAAAGTTTTGCTTTGTAATTAGTTGGTTGTCTATTGATGTTTTGAAATGATTTTACTTTTGCGGTGTGAGTTTATCCAAAGGCAAGAAGTATTAGCCTATAGGGTGCAGCGTGGATTGTTATTAGGGAAATGTAAATGGGGAGGTGTACTTACTTTTGTTTATGGTAGTCTAAACCTCATCGGATATAGTCAAAGTAAATAATAGGAGTTGTGATAGCAGGTTATTTACATGATGTATTTGAAATCCTTTTCAGCTTATAAATGCTTTGAATGTTTATCCATCACTCGCGTTCAAGAGGAGCTGTAGGAATGACAGAACTAAATTTTGGTGTCAAATTTATTTTGCTAAAAGAATAAACGGCTCTCTCCCAACCGATTTCTAGAAATGCAACAGTGGTTTGGGTGAGCGTTATTGAGATGTTAAGTGGGAAGGAAGGAGGACTTATACTTGTTGATCGGTATTTTGTTTTGTCAGCGAATCCAGATTAACCTAGCATACAAAATAGTAATGGGCAGCAATGTAAGGAGTTCAATATGGTTGTCTTGACTTTGTAATTTCGCAGTATAGCATATGCTTCAGCCATTAGGTTGATTGCATAACTGCTTGTGCTTATAAAATACTCTTTTGTAAGTACTTTTTGGTGCGATGCACTGCTAGAAACACAGGGGCTTATTTTCTTTTAAAAGATAAATCTGTGGTGTGATCGTACAAAAGGTAGAGAAAAGGGGCTGTAATTATGTTTTACCAAACGGGGGCTGAAAATGCTGTAAACTCCGGATTGCCATCCGGAGCTAATACTTTTTGATTCATTTGGTAACAGTGTTTTTGCAAAAGAATATAAAGAAGCAGCACCTATTAATTTGTTCATAGAAAAACTGTTCGCAAAAGATAGAAGTGTATCATACTTCTGTTTTTAATTGTTCTTCTGCTTAAATGTGTGTTATGTACTCCACCATTATTTTTGCAGGTATTGAGCAGGTACATGGTCAGTTAGCCAAACACCATTTTCTGACAAATAAAACGCAAACCTTTCCTGATACATTTGTCCTGAAAGCACAGTTAATACGACAGGTTTGCCGTGTCTTTGTCCAACATTGGTCGCCGTTTCAGTATCAGGACTCAGGTGTACATGGTGCCTGTCTCTTCGCTCAATCCCTGATTTTATAATGCTATCCACATTTGTTTGGGCAGTACCATGGTATAGTTTTTCTGGTGGTTGCTGTGGTGTATAGCCAAGCTCTACCTGAACGGAATGACCTTGGTTGGCTCTTATAAGTGCCTGGCTTTCATTAAAGGCAAACCGTTTTTTGTTGTTGGTTTGTACAACTTCATTCAGTATTTCAAGATCTATCGGGTGACCACTTGCATTCATTTTTTGAATCAATAACTCAACAGAAGTCCATCCATTGTTGTCAAGTTCTACACCAATAACCTCTGGTTTATGCCTGAGTACTAGGCTCAGGAACTTGCTGATTTTCTTTAGCTCTTTTTCTTTTTCCATTCTATAAAATTTACTCTCTGATTGAGTATCAGAAAGATCTTAAAATTATCATGTCAACTGTAACAGTTTCTTTTTTGCAAGAGAGAATAGTCCAAAAGATGCGACTGATACAGATAGGAATATTTTAGATTTTAAAAAATCTCAATACTCATTTAAGTGATTGATAAATAGTGTTGTATGTGCTTTTGTCAAATGAGGTGACAACTTACAAATTGTATAATTGTAACCTTGCAATATTTTTATGCGTAAAATAATTCAATTTTAAGTTATTATAACAATTAAAAACTGAAACTTAATTTTTACATCTAACTACTGATTGACTATGACCATTATTGGAGTGATTCTTTTATTGCTTGGCATCATTGCGTTTCTCGCCAAACCTTATCTCAGTGAAGAGGATGTGATGGTGGATAACAGGCTGGTAAAGAAAAAATCATCACCGTTCCTTTTGATGCTTAACCGTAAAACTGCCGCTGCATTGGCTACAGCAGGTTTGGCTTTGGTGATGTTACCTTCCATGTTTTTTTGGGCAGAACCTGGGTATCAATACTTTATGGTTTACCCAACAGGTAATGTGGATGCGGTAATGTCACAAGGTATTAAGTGGAGAGGTTTTGCCAGCATCACAGCTTGGCAGAAATACATTGATGTAAAGGTGGTTGATGATGGTGACCCTGTAGATGATATTGAGGGAATTATGAAACCAATTCCAATCAGGTTTATTGATCAGGTAACAGCCAATGTCAAGTTATCAAGCCGTTTCCAGATGCCATCGGATGAGGAGTCATTCAAGAACCTGGCGATGAAGTTCAGAAGCATGGATAACCTGGTACAGAACACGCTGATTCCTACAGTGAGGGAGCAGACGTATAATACAGGTTATATGTTCAGTGCCCAGAACTATATCTCTGGTGAGGCACAAAGCTTCCGTCAAACATTGGACGAGCAACTTAAGAATGGTGCCTATGCGGTAGAGAAAATTGAGCACAAGGATACCCTGTTCACGGATATTCAGGAAGAGGAGAGGTCGATCAAGGAAGTTCGTACCCGTTATACGGTTGTAATGGTGGAAGAAAATGGTCTCCCAAAGCGTATTCCTCATGAGATCACAGAAAACAAGATCATTGTTTCGCAGGTGATTGTGGATGATGTAGAACTGGAGCCAATTTTCAAGACTAGACTGGAAGCGCAACGTGACGAATCTGCTAAAAGACAGATTGAGCAGCAGAAAGTGGAAACGGCAAAGGCTGCCCAAACAAGGATTATTGCAGAGGGTGAACGTGACAAAGCTGCTGAAAGGGTGGCTCAGGAAAAAGAGCAGGTAAAACAGCTGATTTCCATTGAGACCAAACTGAAGCAGGAGCGTACCAACAAGGAACTGGCTGCAATTGCTCTGGAAACTGAGAGACTGAAGTCGCAGCAACGTAAAGTAGCGGCTGATGCACAGGCTTATGAAAATGCCAAGCTCGTAACAGCAGGTCTGACTCCTCAGGAAAAGGCTGAGTGGGATTACAGAAAGGCTGTTGGTGTGGCTGCTGAGCTGTCTAAAATCAAGTATCCTGAAACCATGATTATTAGTGGTGAGG encodes:
- a CDS encoding HopJ type III effector protein — protein: MTLIEKIKTAPQTISFQEVIAYIDEHFAFTPTKFTNGETVNEVNQNNGSCKIFYFAKLRQLSPEQTLQLFGDYYRVDVLQNPEGTDHQNIRNFMQSGWEGIAFEGEALSAK
- a CDS encoding alpha/beta hydrolase encodes the protein MKLIKTISTLLTLIAFSFQLAAQVPRDSSYTIQSAYKKIKVKYPNISIPTADGKLQVITQNDLTYKRIGNREIKADIYYPTKPNTKRNGLVLVHGGGWRTGDKSMMKSIAEKLADKGYWVCVPEYRMSLEAPYPAAVYDLKDAIKWFKSRDYDLEKVAIIGFSAGGQLASLVGTTNGITHFETFTETPYNADVQAIIDVDGVLAFKHPVSKEGTMAAQWLGGTYEEKSSTWEEASALSHVNQTTPPTLFIASKHPRFLAGHLAYMEALNKHGILIKKVEMGDAPHSFWLFHPWHNATITHICNFLDKVF
- a CDS encoding transposase family protein, which encodes MKPKSISARRLQSLTSLTKEELRELEGIFSYVYVEALQQYTMKGRPRRKPLKKLDDYRNSSLQGIETKLFFILYSLKENPTQESLGLYFNISQSKVSEWLYFLGNCLLQTLNYVGELPANVMEEFRKKLKPY
- a CDS encoding transposase family protein, which translates into the protein MDGVERLIQRPKDSEKQKMNYSGKKKRHTTKNLVITDKEGKQVLYLSETVAGSIHDKKLFDQQQFAFPKKGIKLLGDLAFKGIDLDNVTFIVPIKKHKGIELPDFMKEANRKLASIRVRVEHAICGIKRLRILKDIFRLRREGALDRVMKIGAGLHNFRSRRRRLVNT
- a CDS encoding OmpH family outer membrane protein, which gives rise to MRKILFILTLLLSGLTTLGQTKHGYIDYDKVVQTLPEYAAELKHLETKNRQLQDSLNAMMTEYQDYLQNGIPHNVELDSTDKVSLENRIRNMGKKIQDFQQNAQVEINKDQKLVETKLKDLITKELEQYCLDKDIDCVVDKKAILHCSNCTDYTDDFVNYLNKRK
- a CDS encoding RNA 2'-phosphotransferase — encoded protein: MEKEKELKKISKFLSLVLRHKPEVIGVELDNNGWTSVELLIQKMNASGHPIDLEILNEVVQTNNKKRFAFNESQALIRANQGHSVQVELGYTPQQPPEKLYHGTAQTNVDSIIKSGIERRDRHHVHLSPDTETATNVGQRHGKPVVLTVLSGQMYQERFAFYLSENGVWLTDHVPAQYLQK
- a CDS encoding cell envelope integrity protein TolA, coding for MTIIGVILLLLGIIAFLAKPYLSEEDVMVDNRLVKKKSSPFLLMLNRKTAAALATAGLALVMLPSMFFWAEPGYQYFMVYPTGNVDAVMSQGIKWRGFASITAWQKYIDVKVVDDGDPVDDIEGIMKPIPIRFIDQVTANVKLSSRFQMPSDEESFKNLAMKFRSMDNLVQNTLIPTVREQTYNTGYMFSAQNYISGEAQSFRQTLDEQLKNGAYAVEKIEHKDTLFTDIQEEERSIKEVRTRYTVVMVEENGLPKRIPHEITENKIIVSQVIVDDVELEPIFKTRLEAQRDESAKRQIEQQKVETAKAAQTRIIAEGERDKAAERVAQEKEQVKQLISIETKLKQERTNKELAAIALETERLKSQQRKVAADAQAYENAKLVTAGLTPQEKAEWDYRKAVGVAAELSKIKYPETMIISGEDKKSGGSPLETLIGAAMAKQLLNEKKDK